In Candidatus Desulforudis audaxviator MP104C, a genomic segment contains:
- the fliE gene encoding flagellar hook-basal body complex protein FliE, whose protein sequence is MIKETAWAPLVPALGTDGCRRSGGQAAHTGGDFGRILNEAVNRLNESQVRADTAVRQFLAGEVQDVHQVIIALREAELTMQLAVEVRNRILEAYQELSRTPL, encoded by the coding sequence GTGATCAAGGAAACCGCGTGGGCGCCCCTGGTTCCGGCCTTGGGGACGGACGGGTGCCGCCGTTCCGGCGGCCAGGCCGCACACACCGGCGGGGACTTCGGGCGAATTTTGAACGAGGCGGTGAACCGGCTGAACGAGAGTCAGGTCCGGGCGGACACCGCCGTGCGCCAGTTTCTGGCCGGCGAAGTGCAGGACGTACACCAGGTGATTATCGCCTTGCGCGAAGCGGAACTGACGATGCAGCTCGCCGTGGAGGTGCGGAACAGAATTCTGGAAGCCTACCAGGAGTTGAGCCGCACACCGCTTTAA
- the flgC gene encoding flagellar basal body rod protein FlgC translates to MSLFKSFGISGSGMTAERLRLDLISNNIANAHTTRTREGGPYRREVPVFAQYLERFRGRGFAGAGVRVTAVVKDPSPLRAVHEPEHPDADAAGFVQYPNVDLNREFVDLMGASRAYEANAAAFDAAKQMVQRALELGRG, encoded by the coding sequence GTGAGCTTGTTCAAGAGTTTCGGGATCAGCGGTTCGGGGATGACCGCGGAGCGCCTGCGCCTGGACCTGATCAGCAACAACATCGCCAACGCGCATACCACCCGGACCCGGGAAGGCGGTCCCTACCGGCGTGAAGTGCCGGTTTTCGCCCAGTACCTGGAACGGTTCCGGGGGCGGGGCTTCGCCGGTGCCGGCGTGCGGGTCACGGCGGTGGTCAAGGATCCGAGTCCGCTTCGAGCGGTGCACGAACCGGAGCACCCGGACGCCGACGCGGCCGGATTCGTACAGTACCCGAACGTGGACTTAAACCGGGAATTCGTGGACCTGATGGGGGCGAGCCGGGCATACGAGGCGAACGCGGCCGCGTTCGACGCCGCGAAGCAGATGGTCCAGCGCGCCCTGGAACTGGGCCGCGGTTAA